From the genome of Caretta caretta isolate rCarCar2 chromosome 28, rCarCar1.hap1, whole genome shotgun sequence:
AGCGACAGCAACACAGTGAGTGGCTGGGGATGAAGCGAGAGTGACAAGTGGCTGCAGCTGTTAATGGGTGTCcccccgggcggggggggggggtgaggaatggggcctgtcccctctctgtgtgtgtgcgtgtggtgtgggtgggtgtgcgcACGCGTGCGATGTGGGGAACGGGACATTGAGAAGTGAAAGTAGAAAGTGACAAACTCAGCAGGGGAAAGGCCAGATGCGAATCTCAGCTCCCTCCCTGGgtcaatccagagtcactcctgCTTACAAGGCAGTCAGGCCTAGATTCtgttcccaatttttgcccccaggTCAGGTTCTGGTAAGAGCTGTTGCCCCCGCGCCCCTCCTCCGCAGTGGATAACCAAATTGAGCTGGTGTCAGGGGTGGGATCGATCGCTGATTATCTCGATTAACCCACATGTATTTTGCCATGTGGCGTGAGATGCTCTGGGGTTGGCACCTTGGGTAGAGACTTCAGGCTCTGACCCATGGTGCAGGCAGCAGATCTGGGGCGATCAGACACGCCCTTAGGGTCACACCGCTTGGTGTGAGCAGTGGGATCCCAATGCCACTTGGTAGGGCTGTTTAAGTTCCCAGTGGATCCGGGCTCCAGCAGCCGTGGGGCAAAGGGGCGCAGGGGTGAGAGGAGGGGAGCTGGCAAGTCACCTTCTCTGTCTCTCCACCTCACTCCTAGGGAAACGCTCGGTTCTCCACCTGGCCCCGAGCCATCGCTCCACCAACAGTGagttgtcccccccaccccaccccaccccaccatccccCTTCCCTGGGTGACCCATGCTGaccatcaggactcctgggttctctccctggctctgggaagcgagtgggggctggtgagtcagagcagggggactgggagccaggactcctgggttctctccccggctctgggagggcagtgggggctggtgggtcagagcggggggggctgggagccaggactcctgggttctctccccggctctgggaagcgagtgggggctggtgggtcagagcagggggactgggagccaggactcctgggttctctccccggctctgggagggcagtgggggctcgtgggtcagagcggggggggctgggagccaggactcctgggttctctccctggctctgggaagcgagtgggggctggtgagtcagagcagggggactgggagccaggacgcctgggttctctccccggctctgggagggcagtgggggctggtggttagagcgggggggctgggagcgctaacagccccccatctcccccacagaCGAGGGGGACATGACTGAGATCTGGTGGCAGCCTTTCCTGCAGCAGGGCCGGGCGCTGGACGTGACTGGCCCAGACGTCACCGTGAAGCAGACGGGATTGTACCTCGTCTACAGCCAGGTAagggccagtccctgccctggggcgggggggggagccggcaccccctagaggggacaggcccctgccccattccccgccccccctgaGCTAGGcaggcccctgcctggggctggggggagccggcgccccctaggcctgccccattccctgcaacaccCGGCCCAATCCTCACCCCctcttccctgctgccccccaggtGCTGTTCCACGACCCCACGTTCACCATGGGGCAGGTGCTGTGGCGGGCGTCGACCGGGGGGCCGGGGCAGATCCTCCTGCGGTGTGTTCAGAGCATGCCCCGCGAGCCGGAGCAGGCCTATAACAGCTGCTACAGCggaggtgaggggggggggggggatccaggaATTGGGGGGGGATGGGGATATTGCAGctagtgggggtgcagggggggagaCCACCCAGGGAGGAGGGAtttgcagcccctgggggggcagttagaggGAATGGGGGGGCTGTCCGGCAGAAGGAGGGGGATGGGCTCGCCGGGGCTCCCCCCAAGgatgatgccccccccccccaggtgtttTCCAGCTGCAGCGCGGGGACCAGCTGAGTCTCCGTGTGCCCCGGGCCAACGCGTCCCTCGACCTCAGCCCGCACGGGACCTTCCTGGGCCTGGTCCGCCTCTAGCAGggccagccacccccactcccccaggcgAGGacggaacccaggcgtccggggagCTGCAGAGGGACCAGCCCAGAAGGGCCCCAGGCGTCCGGGGAGCTGCAGAGGGACCAGGCCGGAaaggacccaggtgtccggggAGCTGTAGAGGGACCAGGCCGGAagggacccaggcatccggggAGCTGCAGCGGGACCAGGCCGGAagggacccaggcatccggggAGCAGCAGAGGGACCAGGCCGGAAGGGATCCAGGCATCTGGCCAGAcgggacccaggcatccggggAGCTGCACAGGGACCAGGCCGGAAGGGACCCAGGCATCTGGGGAGGTGCAGAGGAGGGACCAAGCCGgaagggacccaggcgtccgggaagTCTGGAGCAATCCCAGGGCTGTGATTTTGGGGTACATCCTGGAAGGGTCTCACCACTGGGGagggtgcaggactctgccccaGCCACAAGGGGGCACCCCCCGAGGACAGCCTgaaacaaaccaaccccccccccgaaaaaaccGAAGGAAATTCCAGCCAAAAATCTTTGTGAAGGGTCGTGAATGGGACCCTCTGAACAAACATGCTCAGGAGCAcggtggctgggagcccggacgcctgggttctctcttcAGCTCTGAGTGGGATCTAGTGGcttggagcaggggcgggggaggagtggggctcggagccaggactcctgggttcttgttTGGCTTTGTAAGAAGTCCGAGGCTAGGCAGATGCCACACGGACACAGAGCAAAGGGCCCCAGCCCAAACGACTCTGCCGGTCTGGAAGGAAGGGACCCAGGCGTCCAGGGAGTTGCCGAGGAACGCAGCTGGCCTGGGAGAAagggacccaggagtccaggaAGCTCAGAGGGCCTCAGCCAGCATGGAAGGAAGGGACCCAAGCATCCAAGGAGCCGCAGAGGGCCTCGGCCGGGCTGGGAGAAAGGGACCCTGGCATCCGGGGAGCCGCAGTGGGGCGTTAGAGGACACCCCGTTTGTTACAGTCCCGGGTCGAAgcaggggggtggcggggggctggGTTCTCCCGGGTGCTCTGCTGTGGGTTTCTTACCTGCTAATAAAGTATTCCACATGCCAAAGTATTCCCGGACCCCCCTCTTCTCGGGAGCCCAGCAACGTGTGGGGGGGTGAGCCATGCAGGGAACCCCCTGGGTGCACAGGGCTCCCCCCACACCAACAGGTCCCTCATAGATACCGTCTGGCTTTGTCCTGCCATAGACCGGGCtgggccccccccggcccctgtgtcccattcctgccccccccggccaGGATCCCCACCCGCTGGgcctcctcaccccccagctccccccttcAGCCTCCACTCCCCGCtgggccccttcccccccagctcccccctcacccccccaccagcCTCCCCTCCAACCCCCAGAACCCACCTCACAAGactccccccggccccgccccgcccaacCCCCGACTCCTGCCAGGCCCCCCGGACAGGTCCCCAtcatccctggggggggggggttgatgcACCCAGAGgttccaacccccccccatgGCTTCCCGGGGCTGTCAccgggggtggcggggggggaggccCGGGGCCGCGGGGGGCGAGCAGGTCACAGAATCCTAGaggatcagggttggaagggacctcaggaggtgtctagtccaacccccagctcaaagcaggaccgatccccaatttttgccccagatccctaaatggccgactccaggattgaactcgcaaccctgggtttagcaggccaatgctcaaaccactgagctatccctcccgcccaACATCTCGCGAGATGTGCGGAGGAGAGCGGCCAGGGGCTGAGATCTCGCGAGATGTGCGGAGGAGAGCGGCCAGGGGCTGAGATCTCGCGAGATGTGCGGAGGAGAGCGGACAGGGCCTGATATCTCGCGGGATGTGCGGAGGAGAGCGGCCAGGGGCTGAGATCTCGCGAGATGTGGGGGAAGCTGGGGTGGGCGGGGGCGAAGTGAGAGTGAGAGTTTCTGATCTCGCGGAGTTTCCAGCCACGTCTCGCGAGATCTCACCGAGCGGGTGGGGCCCGGTGCTATCATGGCCGCCTCCAGCCCTTGAGCGGCTTGTGCTGTCGGAGCGATAACCCGGGAGGTAACGGCGCCCGTCCATataacacgcccccccccccccggcagagaGTAGGCCCGTCCATCTATTCCCCCCCCGGCAGAGAGTGGGCCCGTCCATCTAACACCCCCCCCGGCAGAGAGTGGGCCCGTCCATCTATTCCCCCCCGGGAGAGAATGGGCTCATCCATCCCCCTTCTCCAGGGGAGAGAGTGGACCCGTCCATATAACACCCCCCCCGGGAGAGAGTGGGCCCGTCCATATAACACCCCCCCCCGGGAGAGAATAGGTCCGTCCatataacaccccccccccggcagagAGTGGGCCCGTCCATATAACACCCCCCCCCGGCAGAGAGTGGGCCCGTCCATATAACACCCCCCCCGGCAGAGAGTGGGCCCGTCCATATAACACCCCCCCGGGAGAGAATGGGCTCGTCCATCCCCCTTCTCCAGGGGAGAGAGTGGGCCCGTCCATCCACACCCCGGCACCCTTCTCCTCTCCACCTACCCTGGGTAAGAGCCCGGATTGCAGCTGGGAAGAGAGGACACGTGGTCTGGGGGGGCGGGtcttggagccaggactcctgggttctctttctcgctctgggaggggagcaggggctggtgggttagagcagggggggctgggaggcaggactcctgggttctctccctgactctgggaggggagtgggggctggtggttagagcagggggggctgggaggcaggactcctgggttctctccctgactctgggaggggagcaggggctggtgggttagagcagggggggctgggaggcaggactcctgggttctctttcccgctctgggaggggagcaggggctggtgggttagagcagggggggctgggaggcaggactcctgggttctctccctgactctgggaggggagtgggggctggtggttagagcagggggggctgggaggcaggactcctgggttctctccctgactctgggaggggagcaggggctggtgggttagagcagggggggctgggaggcaggactcctgggttctctttcccgctctgggaggggagcaggggctggtgggttagagcagggggggctgggaggcaggactcctgggttctctttcccgctctgggaggggagcaggggctggtgggttagagcagggggggctgggagccgggactcctgggttctctccctgactctgggaggggagcaggggctggtgggttagagcagggggggctgggagccgggactcctgggttctctccctgactctgggaggggagcaggggctggtgggttagagcagggggggctgggagccgggactcctgggttctctccctgactctgggaggggagcaggggctggtggttagagcagggggggctgggaggcaggactcctgggttctctcttgCCATTaaccctttgtctcctgcctTGGCAGGCGCCCGCGCTCTGGGGATGCCCGACTCACCGGGGCTCGTCGGCCGCTGCAGCACCCGCAGGAGCAGAGACGGCCCCCCCCGCGCTCCCCGCCGCCCGCCCAGCTGAGCCCCCGGGCGATGGAGCCAGGGACGCTGGCTGACGGTACCTGGGCGGACGATCCAGCCGGGGGAGACCCCGGGTCCGGGGAGCCCCCCGCCAAGCTGGCCCGGCAGAACGGCTCCCCTGGGGGCCAGGCGCCGGGGGCGGGATCCAGGCCGGAGGACCCCGGCGGGGAGCCGGCTGGGGGACAGGGGCTGGCGGAAGCAGGGAGCGAAGTGGCGGAGGACGGAGGACAGGAACCGGAGTGGGAAGAGGAGTACTAGTAAGGGACGGGTTGACGAGCTCGGGTCCCCCCTTGTGCCGGGCGTTGGCTCGGGCCCCACACACGGAGCCTCTGATCTCCGGGGCGCGGGGAGCACCCGGTTCTGATCGCTGGCACCAAGCAGGGGCTGGGTCGGGGTGTCTCGATCCACCGGGGTGGTTAGAGGCTGGGGCCTAATGGTTAGAatggggcggggagcaggactcctgggttccgggagggaagtgggggctggtggatcagagttggggggctgggagccaggactcctgggttctctccccagctctgggaggggagtggggtccggtGGTTAGAGCCAGGGGGGCTGGGTGACCTCTGTACCAATGTCTCcccctcctctcttcctcccccagcctgccgGGCTACGAGTTCCTGGGGCCCCCCAAATTGCTGACGGGGGCCTGGGGCGAATACAGCAGCATGCTGGAGAACTTCCTCAAGGGCTGCAAGTGGTAGGATGCTGGGCCGGGCCCTGGTGTCAGGGGCTGGGGCGGGCGGGGTGGATATTTGGGGTCACATCTCGGGGCTCTGACCAGGGatccgctgcccccgccccccccggggagCTGAGTGTCACACAGCCCCCTGGAGGAGATTGGGGACCCCCTGGTGGTGCACAGAGCCCCAGGAGCAGGTCCCAGACACACCAGACCTGGGGACTCCTTgagagtgggggctgctgggattGAGGGGACCCcaaattgggatggggggggtccCTGTAATGGGATGGGTGCTCAGGGCAGTTGTTTCCCCATAGGGCCTTTAGCCTAAATACAcatggatgggaggggaaactgagactctgggagggcagtggagtctagtggttaaagggagggtggggtgggctgggagcaggacacctgggttctctccgccgttctgggcagggatgggggcgcCCTGATGGCCTGGCTGTGCCCCCCTCTCCGCAGGGCCCCTGACGGATCCTGTCTCCTGACCAACAGCGCCGACAACACCTTGCGCATTTACAACCTGCCCCCCGAGCTCTACGGCCAGGAGTGGGGGGCCATGGCCGAGATGgtaggggggaggggtgggcggggagggggaggggctcttaaagggacagtctcacacacacacacccccgtgtGGTGTGGAACTGTGCTGGTGcaaatgggtgggtggggggctggttTTCCCCAATAGCCCCCACtcgcctcccagagccagggagagaacccaggagttctggcttccagtcccccctgccctggctcccagcccgccctgctctaaccaccagcccccactccccttccggagctggggagagaacccaggagtcctggctcccagccccccccctgctctaaccactaggccccactcccctcccggagccggggagagaacccaggagtcctggctcccagccccccctgctctaaccactaggccccactcccctcccggagccggggagagaacccaggagtcctgcccccgcCCTGTGGCTTCGGGGGGGCGGCGGCCTGACTGTCCGTGGGTCTGTCTCCCCACAGAGCCCCGTGCTGCGAATGGCCGAGGGAGACACCGTCTACGACTACTGCTGGTTCCCGCTGATGAGCTCCGCGGACCCGCCCACCTGCTTGTAAATGCTGCGGCCACGagggcgccccctgctgccccacggggaagggggtggagcccTTTCCCATCCGgcccagggactggctggctcagaggggcggggaatggggcaggggcctgtcccctctagggttGCTTGTTCCCCCCCCCATCATACACTCCCCAGTTGTTCTCCTCTGACCCCCCCCTCACGTTTCTGCCTCTCTTGTGGTCCCGCAGCTTTGCCAGCAGCAGCCGTGACAACCCCGTCCACGTGTGGGACGCTTTTCACGGGGACCTGCGGGCCACGTTCCGCAGCTATAACCACCTGGTGGGTACAGAGCCTGGCGCCCAGCCCCCCTGCGCCCACCcctgggcagagaacccaggagtccgggctcccagaccctcctgctctaaccccaccggcccccacttccctcccagagctgggcagagaacccaggagtccgggctcccagacccccctgctctaaccccaccagcccccacttccctcccagagctgggcagagaacccaggagtccgggctcccagtcccccctgctctaaccccaccggcccccacttccctcccagagctgggcagagaacccaggagtccgggctcccagtcccccctgcttTAACCCcagcagaccccactcccctcccagagccagcaagagaacccaggagtcctggttcccagccccaccctgctctaacccaccaggccccattcccctcccagagctgggagggaacccaggcgtcctggctcccagcccccactgctctaacccaccagatcccactccccacccagagtcgggaagagaacccaggagtcctgacgctcctctctgtgtgtctgtcccCAGGATGAGCTGACGGCCGCTCACTCCCTTTGCTTCACCCCCGACGGCTCCCAGCTGTTCTGCGGGTTCGATAAG
Proteins encoded in this window:
- the WRAP53 gene encoding telomerase Cajal body protein 1 isoform X1 gives rise to the protein MEPGTLADGTWADDPAGGDPGSGEPPAKLARQNGSPGGQAPGAGSRPEDPGGEPAGGQGLAEAGSEVAEDGGQEPEWEEEYYLPGYEFLGPPKLLTGAWGEYSSMLENFLKGCKWAPDGSCLLTNSADNTLRIYNLPPELYGQEWGAMAEMSPVLRMAEGDTVYDYCWFPLMSSADPPTCFFASSSRDNPVHVWDAFHGDLRATFRSYNHLDELTAAHSLCFTPDGSQLFCGFDKTVRVFDTERPGRVCESRPTFVKKQGQSGIISCIAFSPLQPLYACASYSRTVGLYSRAEGAPLAMLQGHQGGVTHALFAPDGTRLYTGGRKDPEILCWDLRHPGRVLFSMHRTVATNQRLYFDLEPSGRFLLSGTTEGLVSVWDTDQPPTGDTEPVLEPALQFQALRDCVNGISLHPSLPLLASASGQREFPEPWDSGEEDVEGGPGPPQRPARGHNCLQLWWCGESREPDPAPAP